The genomic stretch tatagtattctaatgagtcaattcttttgattaaagaCTGTTCgcttaagatggcacagtttcagattaactttgatttatgttactacgaccttcgtaaatggggtcaaatgggcatattttgggttatgatggctgtggctagtcgaagggaatgagtgcgataggaattgtccacctctagtcagggttataacaatatctcagggccactcgaggagtaatgatctggaaatgcgtggccacgctcggaagatatctatggtagataaatccggtcaatcagttattctccagatcgaggaaaccactctcgatatgatcacttgtaagtacgacctgaatgacaccttgcattgagtgggagatgtaataggacaagagaattggtgatgcacacttgtcgaggacaagtgggggattgttggaatatgtgtcctccgacaataatgcgatcacaaatgtcgatcatgatgatcacatgtttaaatctcattttaaagaatacatttgggaagtaatttgtactgtcaactggtccacacatattggtaatgattggcttactagagtttgacattactgtcgtgcgacggtggtgatcagttgatcccctgaggtcatacctaaaggataacactcttaattgatcatttaattgatcgtatgacgatacaggttaattaaattacttaaaattgacggacgattttggaagtaatatttacgtatatcattataatttgattaaataagatacggtctaagtgatcgaattgttttattacttatggGATGGCTCTTCTGAGTACCATAGAGTTCCAATGGTGGCCTGGGATAAGGTAACattacctaagaagggaggtggTTTGGGGATTAGAAGAGATGATATCTGGAATATAGCCACTGTAGGTAAACTGGTTGATTGGATTTATTGTAAAGCAGATAGGCTTTGGATCAAATGGGTGAGTGATGTATATATCAAGGAGAAGGACTGGTTTTGCTATACTCCTCCTGCTGATGCTACATGGGTATGGAAAAATATCTGCAAAGTAAAAGACAAGCTTAAGACTGGTTATACTAATGGCAGTTGGACTGTGAGTTCTAAAGGATATTCTATCAGGAGTGGTTATGACTGGCTTGCTCCTGATCTTGTTCCTCTTGATTGGCCTGCAATTGTATGGAATAACTGGAACATTCCTAAGCATTCTATGACTACCTGGCTTAGAATGCACGAGGGTATGAATGTGAAGAGTAAGCTGATGAGATATGGATGCTGTCCTGATGATCTGTGCCTGCTCTGTCAGCTACAGTCTGAAACAGTGGAGCATTTGTTTACTTCCTGTGTATATGTTACCAAAGTTCAGTCTTGCTTAGCAAAATGGTATGGTGGTGGATTTCCTACAGTGACTGGTCTGCTTGCTACTCAGAAAGATAGCATCCAATGGAAGGTAAGGGTAGCCATGTTCAATGCTTTTACATATTCTATATGGTATCAAAGAAACAATGCTAGAGTGAATGATGTTCTGCTGAGGCCTGAGCTAGTGGCAGCACGAATAGAGGAAGAAGTCAAGAGAAGGGTTAAGGTGAAGTGTGGAAGTGTTGCTGATCAACCAGGTTGTGGTTGGCTGCAAAATATGGGAATGAATTGATTGCTTGTAATGGGATTCGATCCCTGCCTCTCTTGTAACTATTGTCTTAATTTTTgatatataatatactcacattacaccaaaaaaaaaacaattaaactgaatgaataatttattataaatacaagatgttgtgatttataattggtaaaatattttggtacaagtaattatgaattactaagtcaattttgtatatgacgtatttttattaatacgttgatttttaatatgttaaaaatacataacaattttacatgacatgtgacatgtgacaaattgacaaattgacaaagataaaatggaatccattttatcttaatatgaccgaaattagtgGGTGttttaggataaatattgtgttgatttattaagtggaaaacacaattatattacctaaaaactagccatgcaaacctacttgctcttgtgaagacaaccttgttcatgcattggcccctttaccctccccctacccggtttcattatagaaaagaccaaaggagttttctctataattaaacctaatataCTACATGAAGAGTGTATGATTTTTATTCATTcaaccatctaaaataagagttttagagtgataaaattttcttccttcttctcctctcttaaccgaaataagagaacaaaaataaagattttgggtcaattttatttaaattaatattgttctagtattaataatattaattttgttaagagaatatattgggtattaatccttgggagggattctctacttgaacccttgttcttccattttaggagtgctcaagaagtaagaaggagatcttacttgtgcccaataatccgaaatcttcaatgtaagatgatgatttcttcctttttttattattgtttgcatgcataagatcaatgtttaatttcatgactaaattaaatcatcacatatatgaatatgttaagtaatgagatatagatttctaacatagtgtcgatgcaagacctaaaactcaccgggttaaagtcaaatgattgtcacactttgatgcaacaattactacctgttgCTATttgttccattttacctgaaaaggtaagatatgcgaTAACTAGAttttgtctcttcttccagtccatatgcgagaaagtcatcgatcccaatgacgcggattcattgcaggacctcgttgtaacctctctttgtcagttggaaatgtattttccaccctctttcttcactatcatgattcatctgaccattcacttggttagggagattttgtaccttgggcccgtgtacttgagataccagtatcctttcgagagattgatgaaagtctacaaggactatacatataatcggtatcgtccggaaggttgtattgctgaacgcgctattttagacgaagctctttcatattgttacgctcatctctcccccgaggagttgattggcgttcctaagaatcgtcatagtgactggatgaccggaaaaggtattaggggccgggttgaaaaaattgtgacacgtgagatgttgcatttagcacatacgtatgtgctaaacaacgagatgaggtgcaaccttatattcaaaaacacaaagatgagctcaaatacgatcacccaaacaagaccgagaagtggattgcaaacgagcatacgaagacgtttgcagaatggtttaggaatattgtcttagagtgtacgaatcaaactggtgatgacatctctcctaggttactgatgtgaccataattagagcatacttagtccccaaattagcctcgttcccatgctttttagtgcatatttgggtcatttattgtctttagttctttgttttgcatattctttaaggttttgtgtccttggtaggaaaggagtgcaaaccttgcattttcatggcaaaacgagactaaattaattgaattcaatgaccaaggaTCAAGgggagacaagattagaaggcctttgtacatactatagtagatgggcaatgatgagaaaagatcattgcatccccgaggaaatccctaaggattttatgaaggaaagggaaagggaagaaaagaagaagaaagcacgctgcaagacaatccgtgcgtcttctcaagaagacgcccgtccaccaagccACAATCTGTGAgtcttccttacaagacgcccgggcaacagcaaccagaagacgcccgtcttctcccaaagacgcccgggcagcaacctaggaatccggccgtcccgtgcctaagacgcacggattccaagacagcacaacttcgtttcttcaagcttcaagaaagatgcccatccttccaaaaataccggcgtttccctaagtagggacttaatcgtcatttaagcccttagttaaccctaattcctacacctaatctccactataaataccccattagtctaattagaagagcatgttcttcttatcaattcttagagtagttaatatcaatcaaatctctcattagttttgtaatcaacaattaatcaagttttaatacaagttttatttccttaatctctcttttgttcatcctttattttgggtaattgaagattatttgggttattattgggagattgacaacctctcaatcaagcatcaagtacttcttttattctttgctttattattggaatcattagtaggtataattctcttaatccctttttaattattgctaattacttttatttgttcaccatgtttcactttgttggtatgattgacaaccttgctagcatgttcaacatgataatgagtgagtagttccatagctagggttaatgggtaatttggggaaaccaacatggggaatgattcatgcttaaattaatatgctttcatggtttattttcttgcttgttatgatctcaactcatgcacatgttatgtttgatgaaatgcgagcctatgaatccttgcattttttacccatcacctatcttttcaatgagacttgtaagacataaaccaactcgagtctcattagaccatgcatgttgttgagtagggaagactaagtcgacttgtaggtgttgtacaatctaatcgattcggctccgggacccaaactttcctaggattgtaagatataacccaactcaatccatcacaataataattgcttgcttataatttgagaacatgtttgtatgatcaattcccatgaatcccctatgaccccatgacaccctagtgctttttatcaattgtttacaacccttttcaattcatcttgcttatttactttcattgctatttagtttagtgaccttctacatcaacccaaattgtgacacccctaagacacctctagttgcaatagaaatctcatctcaattcccatcccttgggatccgacctttacttacctctttactaattgtagagttgtttgtgaagctataaattgtgttttggtctaggtgctcctaatgacaagttaccgaaaagatatagtccgaccataaatggcgccgttgccggggacggtgttaacttgatttagattttcttatattgttattagttatgtctttctttgccttgggtaagtaaaacttctcaaggtttgttctaattgttttcgagttgtttgatattttacatgtctagaaggtcacaaggtgacttgttaccctttgatcgtgaaattgaaagaactttgacaaccaatagaagacttgctagaagaaatttgagaggtattggtgaggttgtagatattcaaccaactattgagttcatcaacccttttgcaagagaaggtgagaagaacccaacacaaaatacaacacaaaatcaacccacaatgcctaagttttcatcacattccgtacccaccaaggagaacctacccaatggtactcccacaccacaacatctaaccggaaattcaattgccaaatccgcatttatccaattagtcgaaagaagccaatttggggggatgcctagtgaagaccctcactctcatatggaggctttttgtgactattgtgatgcgatttctcaaaccggtgtaactcaagaccaaattcgatgggtcttatttcctttttctctaattggcaccgcgatacaatggttgaagagccttgataaggccactctcggaattgattctgggaagaaattggctctagctttctacaaaaagttctacccaccggaaaagactaacatgctaagagctcaaattacgggttttaagcaaagggatgaagaatctttgtatgaagcttgggagcggttcaaaggaatttgtcgctcatgtcctcaccatggacttagcgagtgcttcttggtacaacaattttggaacggtctatatgaagattcaaggaacattctcaacatgggatcaaatggaatgttcaccgaagttgatgacaatcaaacttggaacaaaattgaggaaatggcggtccataactcacaatatagtagacctcgcaaggatactagaggaggaaagcatgaagtggactccgttactcaattgggtgctcaacttagtgctcacattgataccatcaatttgaagtttgaaaaggctatggctagacttgaagaagtctcaaaatcaccaaagcatcatgttaatgccatgacggcatcttcatcaatcccaagtgggatatgtgagaattatggaactttgggacataacccaagtgaatgtaggggaactaatgaacaagtgaatgctttccaagcatacaagagtggtaccccttattccaactattacaatgaaaacaccaaattccatccaaatctctcatacaaaagccaaaatgttcaaaaccctcaaacaacatacaccccacctcccatgagaaaccaaaatcaaatacccttttacaaccaaaaccaaggctacctaaatcaatctccatacaatcaacaaaatgaccaaggttttgatgttcaaaaagcggtccttcaaatgcaaaagaatcaacaagagtttttcactcaaatgcaaaaggatagtcaagcaaaggaaaccaccatcaacaacatcctagctcacaccaaaatgttggaaacccaattgactcaactagcatcttcaagctcacaaagacaaaaggggcaattaccacctcaaagtaatctcccaagacatgaaacggttagtgccattcacttgagaagtgatacaaggtatgaagcaccgaagaagcaagttgaggatgaggttgtggaagctagtgacaaggaaaaaattgtgcaaaactccaaagagggagaatcatcaaaagaagaaatctcaaagaaaaatgaagacaaggtcaaggagaaggagcccattgtgattagacttccttttccgagtcgtcaagccaagcccaaatttgatgaccaacttggaaaatttatggaaattgtgaagaatttggaagtctcaattcctttcacggaattaatcaatcacgtgccggcctatgcgaaatacatgaaagacgtcctcacaaagaagaagtcgaaccggaagcttgagactatcgccttcactaaggtgagtagtgcaatacttcaagggagttcacctccaaaactcaaggatccgagaagcttctcaataccgtgtaccattggcgacaccacgattaacaaagccttatgtgatctaggggctagtgtgagtgttatgccgtactcggtgagtaaaaggttggggatgggagagcttaaatgcaccaatatcacactccaaatggccgatagatcaacgaagacaccattagggatatgggaagatgttcccatacgaattgggaaatttttcatcccggtggactttgtcattgttgatatggaagaagattccaacattccaatcattctaggaagacctttcttacacaccgcgggtgcggtgattgatgtgaaacatggagagcttactctataagtgggagatgagagtataactttcaatcttgacaagactatgagagctccccgtttgcatgaaccatgttttatgattgatcattatagccggaaggatgataagaagaagtcggaactccaatggaagaagaaaattgaagatgctccattcaaagagcaagtgaattgtaacaaagagagcttgcaaagctcaccaaagtcaagcaatgaagaataTGGccccattggccaagacaagataatgggagagttgtctctatcaactcaagagatctttagtgatcaagtagatgaagtgtgtggtctttgggacgatgagtttgaagggattttcaatccctatattggtaatgctatcgatcaagaccgacaacaagggcaaagatctattgaagttctttatcacgacaatgaacaagcttttgattacttcttcaaggtgttgagcaacatcaacaacaccttggacatgcccccatgacatctcactaaggatgagagtttggtggtgtcctccctaaaccaccatttgtaaatatctctaactccctaactcgcattttaattcttgaattacatttttttgtcatttttggatttttatgccttgatcaagataattatcatgtttgagagaagtgagggagggactaatgatttcaattgatgtgtagtgttttagcttagtgtggggatagcaattgcctaggctattcatgtcTTAGTAGTGCCTCCACAATGAAGAGCACGAGATTtttaagaatgaaaaatgacaagggatatgctaatacacggatggaactgaatccgggtaaaaggggaagaatccgagcttTTTCAAGAGaacccgcccgtcttcaggcaacccgggcgtcttggtccgaatccgcccgtccttcatgagctgaatttttgaaattttgggactgttagcAAATCCGGGCATCCTGCAAAGAATCCGCCTGTcctcagaaagacgcccgtcttgcaagagaatccgcccgtctttttggctgagaaaaacaagaaaaatccctggaaaggaatccgcccgtcttcactgaaagacgcccgtcccgcacttacaaatccgtgcgtctttgctagaatccgcccgtctttaggcgaggatTTCTCAACCCAGAACAGACAGAATCCGaacgtcccgaaggaaagccgcccgtcttcctcctacatttcaaaattttcgggtcttttataaaccccctgccacattcatttcttcattccttcattccaaacactacccataaaccccaatactcaaaaccctcatcctctccatcacaaaaacaaaatatccctcaaacacattcatcaaaatcaaatcaaatcatccttttaacaaaaattaatcactactctttcaacaaaaatcaaaccaagcaacaaaatcttcaacctttgagtcgatttttgaatttataaagacaaagcctttcatctttaaatcgatttgggtacacttgaaaattgaagattttcactcttttcttggttcaagcatcaatggcaaggacaaaaggagcaacaaaggcaccaaagacaaaggcactctcaacaagacaaaagagtcttcaagcaatgaaagcctcattggctatggtggtagctagctcaaacttggaagtacaacaagaacaacctcccttggaagcaactacttctactactccgcaaattgctcaactttcgaactatccggaggtaattttcatttccaaatcccatagggacactttggccaagtatgctagaaaatcatttctatccaccaagtttatttgtgaagatgccttagataagttgggtgtccttgagcagactagagccttctttaaagccatggggttggaaaaattgtttacaacaaaagaattgacatacccctcccttaccttagaattcttgagttctttaaAAGTTAATAAGGTAGAGAccatggaaaacatcgagttccgcctagctaatgttagtaggcgtatctcctttgaggaaatgg from Silene latifolia isolate original U9 population chromosome 2, ASM4854445v1, whole genome shotgun sequence encodes the following:
- the LOC141640905 gene encoding uncharacterized protein LOC141640905 — encoded protein: MVAWDKVTLPKKGGGLGIRRDDIWNIATVGKLVDWIYCKADRLWIKWVSDVYIKEKDWFCYTPPADATWVWKNICKVKDKLKTGYTNGSWTVSSKGYSIRSGYDWLAPDLVPLDWPAIVWNNWNIPKHSMTTWLRMHEGMNVKSKLMRYGCCPDDLCLLCQLQSETVEHLFTSCVYVTKVQSCLAKWYGGGFPTVTGLLATQKDSIQWKVRVAMFNAFTYSIWYQRNNARVNDVLLRPELVAARIEEEVKRRVKVKCGSVADQPGCGWLQNMGMN